The following coding sequences are from one Desulfosporosinus orientis DSM 765 window:
- the larC gene encoding nickel pincer cofactor biosynthesis protein LarC codes for MRIAYFHCFAGISGDMTLGALVDAGLDWELLQADLAKLPLSGYQLQREKVIKKGISGTKVQVLTEEGHVHRHLRDVREIINSSTLPEVVKEKSIQVFTRLAEAEAKIHQTSVDQIHFHEVGAMDAIIDIVGSVIGLWRLEIEEVYASPVHIGTGFTKCAHGTIPVPAPATLELLQGVPIYSKDIEKELVTPTGAAIITTYCQDFGNMPPMRADTTGYGAGEHDLVIPNLLRVTIGGKLDQVGSDGHIRYGGKGDVRQGDALMMEANIDDMNPEFYDYLINKFLKAGAMDVFLRKIQMKKNRPAIVLSLLIHTHQLETFYQQIFSETTSIGVRVYPVTKYMLPYEIKTLQTKLGQAKVKVARYQDSLRNVAPEYEDCRRLAEEQQIPLKEVYDMIKYEAYQRLEAKSYLETKK; via the coding sequence ATGAGAATCGCCTACTTTCATTGTTTTGCCGGGATAAGTGGGGATATGACCTTAGGAGCTTTGGTTGATGCTGGTTTAGATTGGGAGCTACTGCAAGCAGATTTAGCTAAGCTTCCTTTAAGTGGTTATCAATTGCAAAGGGAGAAAGTGATTAAAAAAGGCATTAGTGGAACCAAGGTGCAAGTTTTAACGGAAGAAGGTCATGTACACCGGCATCTTCGGGATGTTCGAGAAATCATTAATAGTAGTACGCTGCCTGAGGTTGTTAAAGAAAAAAGTATCCAGGTTTTTACTCGCTTGGCTGAAGCCGAAGCAAAAATACATCAAACCTCCGTTGATCAAATTCATTTTCATGAAGTCGGAGCCATGGATGCCATCATTGATATTGTTGGTTCAGTTATTGGCTTATGGAGGCTAGAGATTGAGGAAGTATATGCTTCACCAGTGCATATCGGAACAGGTTTTACTAAATGTGCCCACGGAACAATTCCAGTTCCTGCACCTGCTACTCTGGAACTATTGCAAGGAGTTCCTATTTATTCGAAGGATATTGAAAAAGAATTAGTGACTCCAACCGGAGCTGCAATTATTACAACCTATTGTCAGGATTTTGGCAATATGCCGCCGATGCGGGCTGATACCACCGGTTATGGGGCAGGTGAGCATGATTTAGTCATTCCAAACTTGCTGCGTGTAACCATTGGTGGAAAACTGGATCAAGTTGGCTCCGACGGGCATATTCGTTATGGCGGCAAGGGTGATGTCCGCCAAGGAGACGCCCTGATGATGGAAGCCAATATAGATGACATGAACCCGGAGTTTTATGATTACCTGATAAATAAATTCCTTAAAGCTGGAGCGATGGATGTATTCTTGCGAAAAATCCAAATGAAAAAAAATCGCCCGGCTATTGTCTTAAGTTTATTGATTCATACCCATCAATTAGAAACATTCTATCAACAGATATTTTCTGAGACAACATCCATCGGGGTTAGAGTTTACCCTGTGACCAAGTATATGCTGCCTTATGAAATTAAGACTCTACAGACCAAGCTAGGTCAAGCCAAGGTGAAGGTTGCCCGTTATCAGGATAGCCTGCGTAATGTGGCTCCGGAATATGAGGATTGCCGTAGACTAGCAGAAGAGCAACAGATACCCCTTAAGGAAGTTTACGATATGATCAAATATGAAGCTTACCAACGGTTGGAAGCCAAATCTTATTTGGAGACCAAAAAATAA
- a CDS encoding methyl-accepting chemotaxis protein produces the protein MRITIRKRLILGFGIVLLILAIIAGGNINMLHKMSDISSTNEQLLENKALAKELMYQISHTNTIGAYYLQSETQQEAEMYWEQENQAITDTKSLLNELKQKTESSEGTALLDEVLKGYLAYVDDTTEAYQTFQASLNINSDGKSLVKNDEGILKSQQQFFDSTTDATLQSIDNYLNWLQETIGDNQKQLNSLQSQNDTITALLTLTGLLLGSMTALFTSKSILKSMKSLREATGRIADGNLSEEIIIKSRDEFGELSKGFNQMTMNLRKLIREVVNTASTLGATGEELLAVAEEATSSSEQVSCTLGMLAAGAAEQARSVRDTNTVIQQLSLNAQRVAANAENVTQSSTKAAQAAELGARYSENAVQKIEQIREGASHSANLIQQLGAQSTEIGQIVDVIKGIANQTNLLALNAAIEAARAGEHGKGFAVVADEVRKLAEQSSSSAAQIANLIGTIQKDTNQAVGGMETAMNEVAAGVEAVNMAGQSFQTIVEEINAVVEQIRQVSEAVQEIARGTAQTVQAEEGISEIAAKSAANTEEVSSASQEQAATMISVSQSADALAKLGESLTTIVSKFKI, from the coding sequence TTGAGAATTACAATTAGAAAACGACTTATTTTAGGATTTGGTATTGTTCTACTTATCTTAGCAATTATAGCCGGCGGAAATATAAATATGTTACATAAGATGTCCGATATTTCCTCCACCAATGAGCAGCTTTTAGAGAATAAAGCATTAGCAAAAGAACTCATGTATCAGATTTCTCACACGAATACCATAGGAGCTTACTATTTACAGTCGGAAACCCAGCAAGAGGCTGAAATGTATTGGGAACAAGAAAATCAAGCTATAACAGATACTAAGTCTTTGCTTAATGAACTAAAACAAAAAACTGAGAGCAGCGAGGGCACGGCTCTGCTTGACGAAGTACTGAAAGGGTATTTAGCCTATGTGGACGATACTACCGAAGCTTACCAGACTTTCCAGGCCAGTTTAAACATTAACAGCGACGGAAAATCCCTGGTTAAAAATGATGAAGGAATTTTGAAATCTCAACAACAATTTTTTGATTCTACTACTGATGCTACTCTTCAGAGTATCGACAATTACCTAAATTGGCTTCAAGAAACAATAGGAGACAATCAAAAACAACTTAACAGTTTACAATCCCAGAATGATACAATCACTGCCTTGCTTACATTGACCGGTCTGCTCCTGGGCAGTATGACTGCCCTCTTCACCTCAAAGAGCATACTGAAATCCATGAAATCTTTAAGAGAAGCTACTGGGAGAATTGCAGATGGAAATCTCTCCGAGGAAATAATCATAAAATCCAGAGATGAATTTGGAGAATTATCTAAAGGTTTTAATCAAATGACCATGAACTTGAGAAAACTAATTCGAGAAGTGGTTAATACAGCCAGTACCTTAGGAGCAACGGGAGAAGAATTACTGGCTGTAGCTGAAGAAGCAACATCTTCAAGTGAGCAAGTATCCTGCACCTTGGGCATGCTGGCAGCAGGAGCAGCAGAGCAGGCCAGGTCAGTAAGGGATACGAATACAGTCATTCAACAACTGTCACTTAACGCTCAACGAGTAGCAGCGAATGCGGAAAATGTTACCCAAAGCAGCACTAAGGCAGCTCAGGCAGCGGAATTAGGAGCCCGGTATTCCGAAAATGCCGTTCAAAAAATTGAGCAAATTAGAGAAGGCGCCAGTCATTCTGCAAACTTGATCCAACAACTAGGAGCTCAATCTACAGAAATCGGGCAAATTGTAGATGTCATTAAAGGGATCGCTAATCAAACCAATCTATTAGCCTTAAATGCCGCCATTGAAGCGGCCCGAGCCGGGGAACACGGTAAGGGATTTGCCGTAGTTGCAGACGAAGTACGTAAGCTGGCAGAACAATCATCATCGTCTGCCGCTCAGATCGCTAATCTTATAGGAACCATTCAGAAAGATACTAATCAAGCCGTCGGGGGGATGGAGACGGCTATGAATGAAGTAGCCGCAGGCGTTGAGGCAGTAAATATGGCCGGGCAGTCTTTCCAGACAATCGTAGAGGAAATCAACGCTGTTGTTGAGCAAATTCGACAAGTTTCTGAAGCAGTGCAAGAAATCGCCCGGGGAACTGCCCAAACTGTTCAAGCGGAAGAAGGTATTAGTGAGATAGCAGCTAAATCCGCCGCCAACACCGAAGAGGTTTCCTCCGCGTCACAGGAGCAGGCCGCCACCATGATCTCCGTAAGTCAATCGGCTGACGCTCTGGCCAAACTAGGAGAAAGTCTGACAACAATAGTTTCCAAATTTAAAATATAA
- a CDS encoding efflux RND transporter periplasmic adaptor subunit has product MKRKSKGNRRIIVGSIIGLLVVALGIALYIRPQKINYTEVKPVIGELSTNYSFSGSVEAKNRQTVLADKTMQINEIKVQEGEQVTPDTDLMITTMGEKMRPEISGEVTTIYTEENAQLMPGSKLADIVDYSDLQLKVQVDEYDLAAVSKDKEATITIHALDKDIKGKIIDVSKEGEYINGVTTFTATIALPNDNNLRVGMSAEAKVVNQRVSGVVLLPMSAIQFDENNSPFVLLKDGSNLPQRVSLTLGINDGVQVEIKSGVTANDTVLVPPAAKATGFGGSSQMRDRSDQTSQEAQKGGA; this is encoded by the coding sequence ATGAAGCGCAAAAGCAAAGGAAATAGAAGAATTATTGTAGGGTCAATTATTGGACTATTGGTGGTGGCTTTGGGCATTGCCTTATATATTAGGCCGCAAAAAATTAACTATACTGAGGTAAAACCAGTCATTGGAGAATTGTCTACGAATTACAGTTTTTCCGGCAGTGTTGAGGCCAAAAACAGGCAAACGGTATTGGCGGATAAAACCATGCAAATCAATGAAATCAAAGTTCAGGAAGGAGAGCAAGTTACCCCTGATACCGATCTCATGATAACTACTATGGGGGAGAAAATGAGGCCGGAAATTTCGGGAGAGGTAACAACGATCTACACTGAAGAAAATGCTCAGCTAATGCCTGGTTCAAAGCTGGCGGACATCGTTGATTACTCAGATTTGCAATTAAAGGTTCAAGTCGATGAATATGATTTGGCAGCTGTCTCCAAAGACAAAGAGGCTACCATAACGATTCATGCCCTGGATAAAGATATCAAAGGAAAAATAATCGATGTATCAAAAGAAGGAGAGTATATCAACGGTGTTACAACCTTTACAGCAACTATCGCACTTCCTAACGACAATAACCTGCGCGTAGGCATGTCAGCAGAGGCGAAGGTTGTAAATCAGAGGGTTTCCGGTGTCGTATTATTGCCAATGTCTGCGATTCAGTTTGATGAAAATAACAGCCCTTTTGTCTTGCTAAAAGACGGCAGCAACTTACCGCAAAGGGTCAGTTTGACTTTGGGTATTAATGATGGTGTACAAGTGGAGATCAAAAGCGGTGTAACAGCTAATGATACTGTATTAGTACCGCCGGCAGCGAAAGCTACGGGTTTTGGCGGGAGTTCTCAAATGAGGGATAGAAGTGATCAAACTTCTCAAGAAGCTCAAAAGGGCGGCGCATGA
- a CDS encoding ABC transporter ATP-binding protein, whose translation MGEILMMQDIVKCYYLDAEELTVLNKVNLIVNQGEFVSVLGPSGSGKSTLMNIIGCLDVPTRGKYILADQNVEDLDEKELARIRNREIGFVFQSFHLLPRLNALENVELPMIYAGISPENRHKKAAEILERVGLADKIRHYPNQLSGGQQQRVAIARSVVTEPTILLADEPTGALDQKTGKQIMQLFQELNAEGRTIIMITHDTNIAKYSKRVVNILDGRLSEGTESDVKGIYENGMEQYCSQ comes from the coding sequence ATGGGTGAAATTCTAATGATGCAGGATATTGTCAAATGCTATTATCTGGATGCTGAAGAACTTACGGTTCTCAATAAAGTTAACTTAATAGTCAATCAAGGAGAGTTTGTTTCTGTATTAGGCCCCTCAGGTTCAGGGAAATCCACACTTATGAACATCATTGGCTGTCTTGATGTTCCTACGAGGGGAAAGTATATCCTGGCTGATCAGAATGTTGAAGACTTAGACGAAAAAGAGTTGGCGCGCATCCGCAACCGAGAGATTGGTTTTGTCTTTCAGAGTTTTCACCTGTTGCCAAGACTAAATGCTCTTGAAAATGTAGAATTACCTATGATTTATGCAGGGATATCCCCAGAAAATCGACATAAAAAAGCGGCGGAGATCCTAGAGCGAGTTGGTTTAGCAGATAAAATTCGCCACTACCCCAACCAGCTTTCAGGCGGGCAGCAACAACGTGTTGCTATTGCTCGTTCAGTGGTAACCGAACCCACAATCTTGCTTGCCGACGAACCGACAGGGGCTCTTGATCAAAAGACTGGAAAACAAATTATGCAGCTTTTTCAAGAACTGAATGCCGAGGGCAGGACAATTATTATGATTACACACGATACTAATATTGCTAAATACTCAAAAAGAGTAGTTAATATTTTAGACGGACGATTAAGTGAGGGGACGGAGAGCGATGTTAAGGGAATCTATGAAAATGGCATGGAACAATATTGTTCACAATAA
- a CDS encoding methyl-accepting chemotaxis protein — translation MRYHVTRAQLEAFKILEEVIPYLLGEEAVLFTTNTESFDSMYTPKSFVTYTAKTGDSLAEGSGGKQCVVTGKPVDKLVPKEVYGFTFRTIALPVIEDGKVIGCIAVARSREKMELIVEIADNLSTSSEEIAASLQEMTVYADKSVESMSDLEVAIRLLMDGLKIIEEMNELVKNIASQTNLLALNAAIEAARAGEQGRGFAVVAEEVKKLAQKSVDAVKTIRQAILSGQESINNLEYQISLNVETTQNQAQITHGIEAAMAEIVSSAAGLYELSKTI, via the coding sequence TTGAGGTATCATGTCACCAGAGCGCAATTGGAAGCATTTAAAATCTTAGAGGAAGTCATTCCTTACCTTTTGGGAGAAGAGGCAGTTTTGTTCACGACAAATACAGAAAGCTTTGATTCAATGTATACTCCAAAAAGTTTTGTGACCTACACGGCAAAAACAGGCGACAGTCTGGCAGAGGGCAGCGGCGGTAAGCAATGTGTGGTGACAGGCAAACCGGTGGATAAACTCGTTCCAAAAGAGGTTTATGGGTTTACATTTCGAACGATTGCACTCCCGGTTATTGAAGATGGCAAAGTGATCGGTTGTATTGCGGTTGCGAGAAGTAGAGAAAAGATGGAATTGATCGTCGAAATTGCCGACAATCTCTCCACCAGTTCTGAGGAGATTGCTGCATCCTTGCAAGAAATGACAGTGTACGCAGACAAGAGTGTGGAATCCATGTCAGATTTAGAGGTTGCTATTAGATTATTAATGGATGGATTAAAAATCATCGAAGAAATGAATGAGCTTGTTAAAAACATTGCTTCACAGACCAATTTGTTAGCGCTTAATGCTGCGATAGAGGCCGCCAGAGCTGGTGAACAGGGGCGCGGGTTTGCAGTGGTGGCCGAAGAAGTGAAAAAATTAGCTCAGAAGAGCGTGGATGCAGTAAAGACTATTAGGCAAGCAATACTAAGTGGTCAGGAGAGTATCAATAATCTAGAATATCAGATCAGCTTAAATGTTGAGACGACTCAGAACCAAGCCCAGATAACTCATGGCATAGAAGCGGCTATGGCAGAAATAGTAAGCAGTGCTGCTGGTCTATACGAGCTTAGCAAAACGATCTGA